From one Ignavibacteria bacterium genomic stretch:
- a CDS encoding ATP-binding cassette domain-containing protein — MTSIRFENVSKQFTGAQPLKEVSFKIQAGEFFVLVGPSGCGKSTLLRIIAGLETPSKGSVFFDDKNVTNMAPKDRDVGMVFQNYALYPHLSVFNNLAFPLSIRNLDKQAIKERVTHTAELLRLTEVLDRKPKQLSGGQRQRVAVGRAIIRKPRVFLFDEPLSNLDAQLRTHMRAELRTLQQSLGVTTVYVTHDQMEAMTMSDRMAILHEGALQQVGTPIEIYSRPANTFVARFTGNPPMNLIPVDGKLLGIRPEHLSTAEIGDSTPLSIQPQSLEYIGGEWLMHGVCNEASVTMRSASAVADWSAGGTVRLYAPHRYSCWF; from the coding sequence ATGACATCCATTCGCTTCGAAAACGTATCTAAGCAGTTTACGGGTGCTCAGCCCCTTAAAGAAGTTTCATTTAAAATTCAGGCGGGTGAGTTCTTTGTGCTAGTTGGCCCCAGCGGTTGTGGTAAAAGCACGCTGTTGCGAATTATCGCCGGACTTGAAACACCTTCGAAGGGATCTGTTTTCTTTGATGACAAGAATGTGACAAACATGGCGCCTAAGGATCGGGATGTGGGAATGGTGTTCCAGAACTATGCACTGTATCCTCATCTGTCGGTATTTAATAATCTGGCTTTCCCACTATCAATCCGGAATCTTGATAAACAGGCAATCAAGGAACGGGTAACCCATACGGCTGAGCTACTTCGGCTAACTGAGGTGTTGGACCGGAAACCTAAACAACTATCCGGCGGACAGCGTCAGCGCGTAGCTGTGGGCAGAGCCATCATCCGCAAGCCACGTGTATTCCTTTTTGATGAGCCCCTTAGCAACCTTGATGCTCAGCTTCGCACCCACATGCGTGCAGAGCTGCGAACACTCCAGCAATCGCTTGGTGTTACAACGGTATATGTTACTCACGACCAGATGGAAGCAATGACGATGAGTGACCGCATGGCGATTCTTCATGAAGGGGCTTTGCAACAGGTGGGAACACCAATCGAAATCTATAGTCGTCCTGCAAACACGTTTGTTGCCCGCTTTACCGGCAACCCACCAATGAATCTTATCCCGGTAGATGGTAAACTTCTTGGTATTCGTCCTGAGCATCTTTCAACGGCAGAAATCGGCGATTCAACTCCTCTTAGCATTCAACCGCAGTCGCTCGAATACATTGGCGGTGAGTGGTTAATGCACGGTGTTTGCAATGAGGCATCAGTTACCATGAGGTCTGCATCTGCTGTTGCTGACTGGTCTGCCGGTGGTACAGTACGGCTCTATGCACCACACCGGTACTCGTGTTGGTTTTGA